A single genomic interval of Candidatus Brocadia sp. harbors:
- a CDS encoding DUF1326 domain-containing protein, with protein MKSRYVLAGFLGIIMSFGVSNAIFAGPDWSIEGEYFEGCTCNPGCPCLFGSEPTHNNTCKITGVFHIKKGNYGQHTLDGQTVIGITDLTARPDKNWIVFYLDEKAAAVQKNALLDIFQNDVFGFAKVPPERITVRYVPMHVESSQWRKKAIVTNNLTLDVELLRGAGNPDKPTQIVNKNFSIWAKEFDLTLDMGKAVSHRFQEGNQEWNYDGRSGFATTFHFTGN; from the coding sequence ATGAAGAGCAGATATGTGTTGGCAGGATTCCTGGGTATTATTATGTCATTTGGTGTCTCCAATGCCATTTTTGCCGGTCCCGACTGGTCAATCGAAGGTGAGTATTTTGAGGGATGTACTTGTAATCCCGGTTGTCCATGCCTGTTTGGAAGTGAACCGACTCATAACAATACATGTAAAATTACCGGTGTTTTTCATATTAAAAAGGGGAATTATGGGCAACATACCCTGGACGGCCAAACCGTTATAGGAATAACAGATTTGACGGCAAGGCCGGACAAGAATTGGATTGTTTTTTACCTTGATGAAAAAGCCGCAGCCGTTCAGAAAAATGCGTTACTGGATATCTTTCAAAACGATGTATTTGGCTTTGCAAAAGTTCCCCCGGAGAGGATTACGGTAAGATATGTACCTATGCATGTGGAGTCTTCCCAATGGCGCAAGAAGGCAATTGTTACCAACAATCTTACATTAGACGTTGAATTACTCCGTGGCGCAGGAAATCCCGATAAACCCACCCAAATTGTGAACAAGAATTTTTCGATCTGGGCAAAGGAATTTGATCTGACATTGGATATGGGAAAGGCCGTTTCCCATCGGTTCCAGGAGGGCAACCAGGAATGGAATTACGATGGGCGAAGCGGATTTGCTACCACATTTCACTTTACCGGTAATTAA
- a CDS encoding DUF2325 domain-containing protein, giving the protein MSVLIVGGDYLGSIPKELDKIGVTEIRHVTGRSGQKIRGGIPETMDFIIVLHDFVNHNLAYKIKSFAENRKIPIVYAKRSWSSIYQKMKDCQQQLKKAGLQVLLN; this is encoded by the coding sequence ATGTCTGTACTTATTGTTGGCGGCGACTATTTGGGGAGCATCCCAAAGGAACTTGATAAAATCGGGGTTACGGAGATTCGTCACGTAACGGGTAGGAGCGGACAGAAGATTCGAGGTGGGATTCCCGAAACCATGGATTTTATCATTGTCCTGCACGACTTTGTGAACCATAACCTTGCCTATAAGATAAAAAGTTTTGCCGAAAATAGAAAAATTCCTATCGTTTATGCAAAAAGGTCATGGTCCTCTATCTATCAAAAAATGAAGGACTGTCAGCAACAATTGAAAAAAGCAGGTTTACAAGTTCTCTTGAATTAA
- a CDS encoding DUF763 domain-containing protein, which translates to MKTGIAHLPLHGGKAPSWLFQRMKRLAREITIAIVSEYGPREMPKRLSDPFWFQALGCVLGFDWHSSGVTTTTCGALKEGIKGLEKELGLFIAGGKGGTSRKTPSEIVGVGDHLSCDPEKLVYASRMSAKVDSSAVQDGYQLYHHSFIFTKSGDWAVVQQGMNDVNKYARRYHWLGSKVTDFVVEPHQAICCDSRGNALNMVAGESEEARQTTVMLSQIKPDALVSEIKKMQNLHLPSRHHVDVHDIHPDRLYKIFIKTYETVPKDFESLLGIEGVGPKTIRALALISEIVYGKAPSFNDPVRYSFAHGGKDGHPFPVDKTVYDRSIEILRKAIKQSKVGNSEKMDAIKRLNYLDA; encoded by the coding sequence ATGAAGACTGGTATTGCACATCTTCCGCTTCACGGAGGCAAGGCACCGTCCTGGCTCTTTCAGCGGATGAAACGCCTGGCAAGGGAAATTACCATTGCTATCGTAAGCGAGTATGGCCCTCGGGAAATGCCCAAAAGACTTTCTGATCCATTCTGGTTTCAGGCGTTAGGCTGCGTATTAGGATTTGACTGGCATTCCAGCGGCGTAACCACAACTACCTGCGGGGCTCTGAAGGAGGGTATCAAGGGGCTTGAGAAGGAACTGGGACTATTCATTGCCGGAGGCAAGGGCGGGACTTCCCGAAAGACACCCTCAGAGATTGTGGGTGTGGGTGACCACTTGTCATGTGACCCTGAAAAACTCGTTTATGCCAGCCGTATGAGCGCCAAGGTGGATAGTAGCGCCGTGCAGGATGGGTATCAGCTCTATCACCATTCGTTCATCTTCACGAAGTCCGGGGACTGGGCGGTTGTTCAGCAGGGGATGAATGATGTCAATAAGTATGCCCGCCGGTATCATTGGTTGGGTAGTAAGGTTACAGATTTTGTGGTGGAACCACATCAGGCCATTTGCTGTGATTCCAGGGGAAATGCCTTGAATATGGTAGCCGGGGAAAGTGAAGAGGCACGACAGACCACTGTCATGCTTTCTCAAATAAAGCCCGATGCTTTAGTAAGCGAGATCAAGAAGATGCAGAACTTGCATTTGCCCTCCCGTCATCACGTCGATGTCCATGATATTCATCCTGACAGACTGTATAAGATATTCATAAAAACCTATGAAACCGTCCCCAAAGATTTTGAATCCCTGCTGGGAATAGAAGGTGTAGGGCCAAAAACCATCCGTGCCCTGGCCCTGATCTCAGAGATTGTCTATGGTAAAGCCCCGAGTTTCAATGACCCTGTACGGTACAGCTTTGCGCATGGTGGTAAGGACGGACATCCGTTCCCTGTTGATAAGACTGTTTATGACCGTTCCATTGAAATATTGAGAAAGGCCATTAAACAATCGAAGGTGGGAAACAGTGAGAAGATGGACGCTATCAAACGGTTGAATTATCTTGATGCATAG
- a CDS encoding PepSY domain-containing protein → MRCTICQIKENLLITLLGNHLTGGCLMKSKGVTMVFLMFGLLLSPLTAALAGEILPPGNKPLSLILKSVEERKLGSITEAEFEDGLWEVKICGAAACQKLYLDPRTGDEKRRRKTDSDEIPLANAMSISTIIQSIEARGMGTVIEVDFDDGFWEVELRKDRQKMKLVVDPMTGETRR, encoded by the coding sequence TTGCGCTGTACTATTTGTCAGATTAAAGAAAACTTGTTAATAACATTGTTAGGCAATCATTTGACAGGAGGATGTCTCATGAAAAGCAAGGGTGTCACAATGGTCTTCTTGATGTTCGGATTGTTGCTTTCCCCACTGACTGCAGCGCTAGCCGGTGAAATTCTGCCACCGGGTAACAAGCCACTCTCGTTGATCCTCAAATCGGTGGAAGAACGAAAACTGGGGAGCATTACGGAAGCCGAGTTCGAGGACGGCCTGTGGGAGGTGAAGATCTGCGGTGCGGCTGCTTGCCAGAAGCTTTACCTCGACCCACGAACCGGTGACGAAAAACGCCGGCGGAAAACGGATTCTGATGAAATACCATTAGCAAACGCCATGTCGATCTCAACAATCATTCAGTCTATCGAAGCTCGTGGGATGGGCACCGTAATAGAAGTTGATTTTGATGATGGGTTCTGGGAAGTCGAACTGCGCAAGGACAGACAAAAGATGAAGCTGGTTGTAGATCCAATGACTGGAGAAACGAGGCGGTAA
- a CDS encoding carboxypeptidase M32: protein MQEKLNDLKNRLAEISDLNNAAAVLGWDQQTYMPPGGAAARARQLATLSHIAHEKFTDDTIGHLLDELHAYAVGLPYDSDDASLIRVTKREYDKARRVPPALVSEIAQASAQAFEVWRKAKAESRFSDFAPYLQRNLDLKRRYAECLGYTDRIYDPLLDEFEPGMKTAQVEAIFANVKQEIVPLVHAIAPKQNTIDDSFLHQTFDEQKQWDIGIEVARLIGYAFERGRQDRSPHPFTTSFSVDDVRITTRFMHDYYPAAFFATMHETGHALYNQGIRHELERTSLADGASLGAHESQSRMWENLVGRSRPFWKFFMPHVKAVFPEQFKNVDAERMYRAVNRVKPSLIRVEADEITYNLHIMLRFELENALLEGRIVVNDLPEVWNGKMQEYLGITPPDDAHGVLQDVHWSHGSFGYFPTYSLGNFFAAQLFDQIKKDISWLDKYFEKGEFHILLDWLRTHLHTHGRKFTLNELANKITGESLQTHSFTAYLKNKYGEIYNL, encoded by the coding sequence ATGCAAGAGAAATTGAATGATTTAAAAAATCGACTGGCTGAGATAAGCGATCTCAATAACGCCGCGGCTGTACTTGGCTGGGATCAGCAGACTTATATGCCGCCCGGTGGTGCTGCGGCTCGTGCCCGGCAACTTGCGACCTTAAGCCACATTGCACATGAAAAGTTTACCGATGATACAATCGGACATCTCCTGGATGAACTGCACGCATATGCCGTGGGTTTACCTTACGATTCAGACGATGCAAGCCTCATCCGGGTGACAAAACGAGAATATGATAAGGCTCGACGGGTGCCACCAGCGCTTGTTTCTGAAATCGCACAAGCCAGCGCTCAGGCCTTTGAAGTCTGGCGAAAGGCCAAGGCCGAATCCAGGTTCTCTGACTTTGCACCCTATCTTCAGCGGAATCTTGATTTGAAAAGGCGCTACGCCGAATGTCTGGGCTATACAGATCGTATCTACGATCCACTGCTCGATGAATTCGAACCCGGCATGAAAACAGCCCAGGTAGAGGCCATCTTTGCAAACGTCAAACAAGAAATCGTGCCACTCGTTCACGCCATTGCGCCAAAACAGAATACGATTGATGATTCCTTTTTGCACCAAACCTTTGATGAACAAAAACAGTGGGATATCGGCATTGAAGTAGCCCGATTGATCGGCTATGCATTTGAGCGTGGTCGCCAGGACCGCTCGCCGCATCCATTCACCACGTCTTTTTCTGTGGACGATGTACGAATCACGACACGCTTCATGCATGATTATTATCCCGCCGCATTTTTTGCGACCATGCATGAGACCGGCCATGCGCTGTACAACCAGGGTATACGCCATGAACTCGAACGAACCTCCCTTGCGGACGGCGCATCCCTTGGTGCCCATGAGTCGCAATCACGGATGTGGGAAAATCTCGTTGGGCGTAGCCGCCCTTTTTGGAAATTTTTCATGCCGCACGTGAAAGCCGTTTTTCCTGAACAGTTCAAAAATGTAGATGCCGAAAGGATGTACCGCGCAGTAAACCGCGTAAAACCCTCGCTTATTCGCGTGGAGGCGGACGAGATCACCTACAACTTGCACATCATGCTTCGTTTCGAATTGGAAAATGCACTGCTCGAAGGACGCATAGTGGTGAACGACCTGCCCGAAGTGTGGAACGGCAAGATGCAGGAATATCTCGGTATAACACCACCCGATGATGCGCATGGCGTGCTTCAGGACGTTCATTGGTCACACGGCAGCTTTGGTTACTTTCCAACGTATTCCCTCGGCAATTTTTTCGCAGCCCAATTATTTGACCAGATCAAAAAAGACATTTCTTGGCTCGATAAATATTTTGAGAAAGGTGAGTTTCACATATTACTTGATTGGCTGCGCACACATCTGCATACCCACGGCCGTAAATTCACCCTGAACGAGCTTGCAAACAAAATCACCGGGGAATCCTTACAGACCCATTCTTTCACTGCATACTTAAAGAACAAGTATGGTGAAATCTATAACTTGTGA
- a CDS encoding bifunctional riboflavin kinase/FAD synthetase, whose protein sequence is MEKIYGIKELPRKINYPVVTIGMFDGVHRGHQKIIECIRHYALTRKGESVVITFNRHPKSIIENRPPSFIISMDHRLSLFERLGVDHTVVLQFDQKLAEMTAEDFIREILVCWLGVKCIVLGFNCHFGKDRQGNITLVRKLADHYGFEVYECPPVIYRGQVISSTAIRQAILNGELDKAEAMLGRPVSILGTVVKKSGRGRILGYPTANLNLHHEVRPPQGVYGTKVRWAEQDYLALTNIGLRPTFAKEPFTSEDETLEIEVHILDFQGSLYGQNLEVQFLFKIRDEIPFQTVEELKAQIEKDKEILLKRALTAQHIEE, encoded by the coding sequence TTGGAAAAGATTTATGGCATAAAGGAATTGCCCAGAAAGATTAATTATCCTGTGGTCACTATTGGAATGTTTGATGGTGTACACCGGGGACATCAAAAGATCATCGAGTGTATAAGACATTACGCATTGACGAGAAAAGGGGAGTCGGTTGTGATTACCTTTAACCGTCATCCGAAAAGTATTATTGAAAACAGACCTCCTTCCTTTATCATCTCAATGGATCACAGATTATCATTGTTTGAACGTCTGGGAGTAGATCACACAGTAGTGCTCCAATTTGACCAGAAGCTTGCAGAAATGACCGCTGAGGATTTTATTCGTGAAATATTGGTCTGCTGGCTGGGCGTAAAGTGCATAGTGCTGGGATTTAATTGTCACTTCGGAAAAGACCGTCAGGGGAACATAACCCTGGTTCGCAAACTCGCTGACCACTATGGTTTCGAGGTATATGAATGCCCGCCGGTGATATATCGTGGTCAGGTAATTAGCAGCACGGCCATTCGTCAGGCCATTCTTAACGGGGAGTTAGACAAAGCCGAGGCCATGCTTGGCAGGCCCGTTTCCATCCTGGGCACGGTAGTGAAGAAGTCTGGCAGGGGCAGAATATTGGGATATCCTACTGCGAATCTGAACCTGCATCATGAAGTCAGACCGCCCCAGGGTGTCTATGGGACAAAGGTTCGATGGGCTGAGCAAGACTATCTGGCGTTGACCAATATCGGTTTAAGACCCACGTTTGCAAAAGAACCGTTTACGAGTGAAGATGAAACACTGGAGATCGAGGTGCATATCCTTGATTTTCAAGGGTCTCTGTATGGACAAAACCTTGAGGTTCAATTCCTCTTTAAAATAAGGGATGAAATACCATTTCAGACGGTAGAGGAACTTAAGGCGCAAATTGAAAAAGACAAAGAAATACTGCTGAAAAGGGCATTAACTGCCCAGCATATTGAAGAATAA
- the topA gene encoding type I DNA topoisomerase, protein MAKAKKNMVIVESPAKAKTIGKYLGSSFFVCSSMGHVRDLPEKKLSVDIENNFTPEYKIIPSRKKLVSELLADSKKADTVYLASDLDREGEAIAWHLSKALEIPDEKAQRVIFNEITKDAILEAFKHPGPINMAKVNAQQARRILDRLVGYQISPLLWKKISKGLSAGRVQSVAVRLIVEREKEIKEFKPQEYWKITAELKTTSEDKDKLRDIKTFKSILQKFNGENVEIKNESQAKDIVHELQKAEYVVANVKKQTKRNNAPPPFTTSLLQQQASTRLQFSAKKTMLLAQQLYEGIDIGTEGAVGLITYMRTDSFHISEQALTSCRKLVAEKYGKNYLPEKPNVHASDKKGTQGAHEAIRPTVVEYAPESIKNFLTKDQYRLYELIWNRFVASQMSPALYAVTDVEIASGRYTFKAKGRELLFDGHTIVSGHEMDKDEQILPPLEKDQKLELIELMPTQHFTQPPPRFTEASLVKTLEKMGIGRPSTYATIISTIQDRGYVKQEKRAFYATELGTLVTEKLIDHFPKIMDVKFTSHMEDELDKIEDEKIGWLNVLKEFYEPFKIDLEKAVGEMKSVKGTPEESSQICAICGQPMVIRWGRHGKFLGCSAFPTCKNTLPLDEKGAPAPPETTDQKCEKCGSAMVIKTSRHGKFLACSAYPNCKNTKSLTGETTKVEPTEEKCEKCGSPMVIRFGKKGRFMGCSAYPKCRNIKSLPTGVKCPKEGCGGDLIQRRSKKGGIFFGCSKYPECDYITNELPTASDTIKEETPTLKEQE, encoded by the coding sequence ATGGCAAAAGCTAAGAAAAATATGGTAATTGTTGAGTCCCCCGCCAAGGCCAAGACCATTGGTAAATATCTCGGTTCATCTTTCTTCGTTTGCTCATCGATGGGACATGTACGAGACCTGCCCGAAAAAAAATTATCCGTTGATATAGAAAATAATTTTACTCCCGAATATAAAATAATTCCCAGTCGGAAAAAGCTGGTCTCAGAATTACTGGCTGATTCAAAAAAAGCTGATACCGTTTACCTGGCGTCCGATCTTGATCGTGAAGGAGAGGCAATTGCCTGGCATCTGTCGAAAGCCCTTGAAATACCCGATGAAAAGGCGCAGCGAGTTATCTTCAATGAAATTACAAAAGACGCTATTCTGGAAGCCTTTAAACATCCCGGTCCTATCAACATGGCCAAGGTTAATGCCCAGCAGGCGCGCAGGATACTCGACCGCCTTGTGGGTTATCAGATAAGCCCATTGTTGTGGAAAAAAATCTCAAAAGGGCTCAGCGCTGGCCGTGTTCAATCCGTAGCAGTTCGGCTCATTGTAGAACGTGAAAAGGAAATCAAGGAATTTAAACCACAAGAATACTGGAAAATTACTGCTGAATTAAAAACCACTTCTGAGGATAAAGATAAACTCAGGGACATTAAGACTTTTAAATCCATTCTGCAAAAGTTCAATGGCGAGAATGTCGAAATAAAAAATGAATCACAAGCGAAAGACATTGTTCATGAACTTCAAAAGGCAGAATATGTTGTCGCCAACGTAAAAAAACAAACCAAACGCAACAATGCCCCTCCCCCGTTTACTACCAGCCTTTTACAACAGCAGGCATCCACACGATTGCAGTTCAGCGCAAAAAAAACGATGCTCCTTGCCCAGCAGCTTTACGAAGGGATTGATATCGGCACGGAAGGCGCGGTGGGGCTTATTACCTATATGAGAACGGATTCTTTTCATATTTCTGAACAGGCACTGACATCCTGCCGGAAGCTGGTTGCAGAGAAATACGGTAAAAATTACCTCCCGGAAAAACCCAATGTACATGCATCCGACAAAAAAGGAACCCAGGGCGCTCATGAAGCTATACGACCGACCGTAGTTGAATATGCACCTGAATCCATAAAAAACTTTTTAACAAAAGATCAATACAGACTTTACGAACTGATATGGAATCGATTTGTTGCCAGTCAGATGAGCCCTGCGCTCTACGCCGTGACAGACGTTGAAATCGCTTCGGGGCGTTATACTTTTAAGGCCAAAGGAAGAGAATTACTCTTTGACGGCCACACCATTGTTTCAGGACACGAGATGGACAAGGATGAACAAATACTCCCACCCTTGGAAAAGGACCAAAAACTTGAATTAATAGAATTGATGCCTACCCAGCATTTTACCCAGCCACCGCCTCGTTTTACCGAGGCATCACTTGTGAAAACTTTGGAAAAGATGGGAATAGGAAGACCCAGCACCTATGCCACCATCATTTCCACAATACAGGACCGGGGATATGTCAAACAGGAAAAACGTGCCTTTTATGCAACGGAGTTGGGAACACTGGTTACCGAAAAACTCATTGACCATTTCCCCAAAATAATGGATGTGAAATTCACCTCCCACATGGAGGATGAACTAGACAAGATTGAGGATGAAAAAATTGGATGGCTTAACGTGCTGAAGGAATTCTATGAGCCATTTAAAATCGATTTGGAAAAGGCGGTGGGAGAGATGAAAAGCGTAAAAGGAACCCCTGAAGAAAGCAGCCAGATATGCGCCATCTGTGGCCAACCCATGGTCATCCGATGGGGAAGACACGGAAAGTTTCTGGGATGCTCAGCATTTCCCACCTGTAAAAATACACTCCCCTTGGACGAAAAGGGTGCACCTGCCCCTCCTGAAACCACTGACCAGAAGTGTGAAAAATGTGGTAGTGCCATGGTAATCAAGACAAGCCGCCATGGGAAATTCCTTGCATGTTCTGCATATCCAAACTGCAAAAACACAAAGTCCCTTACCGGCGAGACAACCAAAGTTGAACCTACTGAAGAAAAGTGCGAGAAATGCGGCAGCCCCATGGTCATTCGATTCGGTAAGAAAGGCCGATTTATGGGGTGCTCAGCCTATCCCAAATGCAGAAACATCAAATCTCTCCCTACAGGGGTAAAGTGTCCCAAAGAAGGTTGCGGAGGAGACCTGATACAACGTCGTTCGAAAAAGGGTGGCATTTTCTTCGGATGCAGCAAGTATCCAGAATGCGACTATATCACAAATGAGCTACCGACCGCCTCTGATACTATAAAGGAAGAAACACCAACTTTAAAAGAACAGGAATAA
- the der gene encoding ribosome biogenesis GTPase Der: protein MTIPVVTIVGRPNVGKSSLLNCLAKRRISIVEPTSGVTRDRVSTEIRYKDYVFELVDTGGMGVKDVDGLTAEIEAQIEIALLRADLILFVVDVREGVTPLDSMVTEKLRRLGKKIIIVANKVDTPRFESQAADFNKLGFGEPLPLSALEGFGRSELLDRIISSLPAPCPEPVSSEPMMKLAIVGKRNAGKSTLINTLAQERRVIVSEVPGTTRDSVDVRFEIAGEQFLAIDTAGVRKKRQVKDSIEFYSMARAERSIRRADVVLLLIDATLKVSEVDKKLGDYITSEWKPCIVVINKWDLVHGVETEKFNNYIYQCLPGLSFAPISFISAKNNDHVVETIHLAMELYEQANTRITTSELNQTLEEALALHRPTRRKAKSPKIYYATQVGVSPPTFVLFVNDPKLFDSDYERYLSNQLRSKLPFSEVPLKFHFRARAKVPLSHV, encoded by the coding sequence ATGACTATTCCCGTCGTTACTATTGTTGGAAGACCAAACGTAGGGAAATCTTCCCTGCTGAACTGCCTTGCAAAGCGCCGAATCTCCATCGTCGAGCCTACCAGTGGAGTTACGAGAGACCGTGTTTCGACAGAAATTCGATATAAGGATTATGTATTTGAGTTAGTCGATACGGGAGGAATGGGGGTGAAAGATGTGGATGGGCTTACAGCAGAGATAGAAGCGCAAATAGAAATTGCACTTCTCAGGGCTGATCTCATTCTATTTGTGGTAGATGTGCGGGAAGGCGTGACGCCTTTGGATAGTATGGTTACCGAAAAGCTGCGACGCCTGGGAAAAAAGATTATCATTGTTGCCAACAAAGTAGACACCCCCAGGTTTGAATCCCAGGCAGCAGATTTTAATAAACTGGGGTTTGGTGAGCCTCTCCCCCTGTCTGCCCTGGAGGGATTCGGACGATCTGAATTACTGGACAGGATTATTTCATCATTGCCAGCACCATGTCCGGAACCAGTTTCTTCTGAACCTATGATGAAACTTGCTATTGTAGGCAAGCGGAACGCGGGGAAATCTACATTAATCAACACACTGGCTCAGGAACGAAGGGTAATTGTCAGTGAAGTACCAGGTACTACACGTGATTCAGTGGATGTACGGTTTGAAATAGCCGGTGAACAATTCCTGGCCATTGATACGGCCGGTGTGCGGAAGAAAAGGCAGGTCAAGGATTCTATTGAATTTTATAGTATGGCACGGGCCGAGCGGTCCATTCGGAGGGCAGATGTTGTACTACTTCTCATCGATGCCACACTAAAAGTATCCGAGGTGGATAAAAAACTGGGGGATTATATTACCTCTGAATGGAAGCCGTGCATTGTTGTAATCAATAAATGGGATTTGGTACATGGGGTAGAAACAGAAAAATTTAATAATTATATTTATCAGTGCCTGCCGGGACTTTCCTTTGCACCTATCTCTTTCATTAGTGCAAAGAATAATGATCATGTTGTAGAAACGATACATTTGGCCATGGAACTTTACGAGCAGGCGAACACCCGTATTACGACTTCAGAATTGAATCAGACATTGGAAGAAGCCCTGGCCTTACATCGTCCGACACGAAGGAAGGCGAAGTCGCCAAAGATTTATTATGCCACCCAGGTGGGTGTATCCCCACCCACATTTGTCCTTTTTGTTAACGACCCAAAACTCTTTGATAGTGATTATGAGCGGTATCTTTCCAATCAACTTCGCAGCAAACTTCCCTTTTCAGAGGTTCCCCTGAAATTCCATTTCCGGGCCAGAGCAAAAGTACCATTGAGCCATGTTTAA
- the yacG gene encoding DNA gyrase inhibitor YacG — translation MHRINCPHCKKELVYLNRKDLPYFPFCSEPCKLIDLGAWLDERYRIEEPISPEALFRIEKKGGENG, via the coding sequence ATGCACAGAATTAATTGCCCTCATTGCAAAAAGGAACTTGTCTATTTGAATAGAAAGGATTTACCATACTTCCCTTTTTGCAGCGAACCGTGCAAGCTTATTGATCTTGGAGCATGGTTGGATGAACGGTATCGTATCGAGGAACCAATAAGCCCTGAAGCATTGTTTCGGATAGAAAAAAAAGGAGGGGAAAATGGGTGA
- a CDS encoding zinc ribbon domain-containing protein has product MPTYDYRCNSCGHSFELFQHITENPVKKCPACGKLEVERVIGAGGGIIFKGSGFYQTDYRSEEYKSKAKKETESVKSEKSETKAAEKK; this is encoded by the coding sequence ATGCCTACATACGATTATCGATGTAATAGTTGTGGTCATTCTTTTGAATTATTTCAGCACATAACAGAAAATCCTGTAAAAAAGTGTCCTGCTTGCGGAAAATTGGAGGTAGAACGGGTGATAGGAGCAGGCGGGGGTATTATTTTTAAGGGTTCTGGTTTCTATCAGACGGATTATCGTAGTGAGGAATATAAGTCAAAGGCCAAAAAGGAGACCGAGTCGGTAAAATCTGAAAAATCGGAAACAAAGGCTGCGGAAAAGAAGTAA
- the dnaJ gene encoding molecular chaperone DnaJ, with product MEEDFYKVLGVDRNASAEDIKKAYRKIALKYHPDRNPGNKEAEQIFKKAAEAYGVLGDTDKRRKYDKFGMDGLKGTETYGYSTFEDIFDAFGDIFGGGSIFEDFFGGGRGRGKAARRGASLKCDIEVDFKDVALGVEKKIELTRREVCDTCRGTGAREGTSPVTCPYCRGKGEVQQSQGFFTLRTTCTKCHGNGKIIESPCTKCGGSGRYPKKSVISIQVPPGVEDSTRLRLSGQGEPGENGAPPGDLYCDIHVKPHPIFKRQGDDVVCEVPIPFAQAALGCTIDVPTLTGNIIQVKIPRGTQNNEVIPIRGEGFPNLHGYGKGNLLVQVIVEVPTKMTPRQEELLREFAELEKKNVSPRQKKFFEKMKNFFV from the coding sequence ATGGAAGAAGATTTTTACAAAGTACTCGGAGTTGATAGAAACGCAAGTGCAGAAGATATAAAAAAGGCGTATCGAAAGATTGCCTTAAAATATCATCCCGACAGAAATCCTGGAAATAAAGAAGCCGAACAGATATTTAAAAAGGCCGCAGAGGCTTATGGTGTGCTGGGAGACACTGATAAGAGAAGGAAATATGATAAATTTGGGATGGATGGTCTGAAAGGTACGGAGACTTATGGATATAGCACATTTGAAGATATTTTTGATGCCTTTGGAGACATTTTTGGTGGTGGAAGTATCTTCGAAGACTTTTTTGGGGGAGGGAGAGGGCGTGGAAAGGCCGCCAGGAGAGGGGCGAGTCTAAAGTGCGATATTGAAGTCGATTTTAAAGATGTTGCTCTCGGTGTTGAAAAAAAGATTGAGCTCACGAGAAGAGAAGTCTGCGACACGTGCCGTGGAACCGGTGCACGGGAGGGTACTTCCCCGGTAACCTGTCCGTATTGCAGAGGTAAAGGGGAAGTGCAGCAGTCGCAAGGTTTTTTCACGCTGCGTACAACATGTACTAAATGTCATGGTAATGGCAAAATTATAGAGTCTCCCTGTACGAAATGTGGTGGTTCAGGGCGTTATCCAAAGAAGTCAGTCATCTCGATTCAGGTTCCCCCAGGTGTGGAAGATAGTACACGTCTGAGGTTATCGGGGCAAGGGGAGCCTGGCGAAAACGGGGCACCTCCGGGTGATCTGTATTGTGATATCCATGTGAAACCCCACCCGATCTTTAAGCGGCAAGGAGATGATGTTGTTTGTGAGGTTCCCATTCCCTTTGCACAGGCTGCATTGGGTTGTACCATTGACGTGCCAACACTTACCGGTAATATTATCCAGGTAAAGATACCCAGGGGAACACAAAACAATGAGGTTATTCCGATACGGGGAGAAGGTTTTCCCAACCTGCACGGGTACGGTAAGGGTAATCTCCTGGTACAGGTGATTGTTGAAGTGCCTACAAAAATGACTCCGAGGCAGGAGGAGTTATTACGTGAGTTTGCAGAACTGGAGAAAAAAAATGTTTCCCCCCGGCAAAAAAAATTTTTCGAAAAAATGAAGAATTTTTTTGTTTAG